From one Lycium ferocissimum isolate CSIRO_LF1 chromosome 7, AGI_CSIRO_Lferr_CH_V1, whole genome shotgun sequence genomic stretch:
- the LOC132065491 gene encoding protein TPLATE has translation MDILFAQIQADLRSNDALRQSGALLQALQQSAAGRDISVLAKSAVEEIVASPASAISKKLAFDLIRSTRLTADLWETVCTGIRNDFDFPDPDVTAAAVSILAAIPSYRLGKLITDCSKQIDSCFDSHSDNLRFAITETLGCVLARDDLVTLCENNVNLLDRVCNWWNRIGRNMIDKSDAVAKVAFESVGRLFQEFESKRMSRLAGDKLVDSENSVAIRSNWVSSMVDFVWRRRNALMARSLVLPIENFRATVCPLVYAVKAVASGSIEVIKKLSRSSKSGGNASSSLDVVNGEKFVGVSDVVSHLAPFLASSLDPSLIFEVGINMLYLADVPGGKPEWASTSMIAILTLWDRQEFSSARESIVRAVVTNLHLLDLSMQVSLFKKLLLMVRNLRAESDRMHALACICRTALCVDLFAKESVRRGQKPVPGTDIASLFEDARIKEDLHSVTSKSLFREELVAMLVESCFQLSLPLPEQKNSGMESRVIGALAYGTGYGALNWTEPALEVVEVCRPCVKWDCEGRTYAIDCYLKLLVRLCHIYDTRGGVKRVKDGASQDQILNETRLQNLQRELVRDLREVNTPRICTRLIWAISEHIDLEGLDPLLADDPEDPLNIIISNIHKVLFNLDSSANTTNRLQDVQAVLLCAQRLGSRNARAGQLLIKELEEFKTNALADSVNKHQCRLILQRIKYVTNHSESKWAGVGEARGDYPFSHHKLTVQFYEASAAQDRKLEGLVHKAILELWRPDPSELALLLAKRVDSTLLKVPPSTYTLTGSSDPCYVEAYHLTDPSDGRITLHLKVLNLTEIELNRVDLRVGLSGGLYFMDGSPQAVRQLRNLNSQEPVLSSVTVGVSHFERCDLWVQVLYYPFYGSGPADYEDSEEDPQVMRQKKSLRPELGEPVILRCQPYKIPLTEVLLPHKISPVEYFRLWPSLPAIVECSGTYTYEGSGFMATAAQQYGESPFLSGLKSLSSKPFHRVCSHIIRTVAGFELCFAAKTWYGGFLGMMVFGASEVSRNVDLGDETTTMMCKFVIRASDESITKEIASDFQGWLDDLTDGGVEYMPEDEVKVTAAEKLKISMERIALLKAARPRPKSPKSEDGEEEEDEDEKNEDMINVEGGKTKGPTTLFKLTAEEAEHRALQAAIIQEWHMLCKDRNTKVN, from the exons ATGGACATACTATTCGCTCAGATCCAAGCAGATCTCCGTTCAAATGACGCACTCCGTCAATCAGGCGCACTTCTTCAAGCACTCCAACAATCCGCTGCAGGTCGCGATATTTCCGTTCTCGCTAAATCCGCCGTTGAAGAGATCGTCGCATCACCAGCTTCCGCAATTTCTAAAAAACTCGCATTTGACCTAATTCGATCTACGCGTCTCACAGCTGATTTATGGGAAACCGTATGTACAG GTATTCGCAACGATTTCGATTTCCCTGACCCTGATGTCACCGCTGCTGCTGTATCTATACTTGCTGCTATTCCTTCTTACCGTCTCGGTAAACTTATAACGGATTGTAGTAAACAGATCGATAGCTGTTTTGATTCGCATAGTGATAATTTACGTTTTGCTATTACTGAAACACTTGGTTGTGTACTGGCACGTGATGATTTGGTAACATTGTGTGAGAATAATGTGAATTTGTTGGATAGGGTTTGTAATTGGTGGAATAGGATAGGGAGAAATATGATTGATAAATCTGATGCCGTTGCGAAAGTCGCATTTGAGAGTGTTGGGAGGTTGTTTCAGGAGTTTGAATCGAAAAGGATGAGTCGTCTGGCCGGTGATAAGCTTGTGGATAGTGAGAATTCCGTTGCGATTAGGTCTAATTGGGTTTCGTCTATGGTGGATTTTGTTTGGAGGAGGAGGAACGCGTTGATGGCGCGGTCGTTGGTTTTACCGATAGAGAATTTTAGGGCGACGGTTTGTCCGCTCGTGTATGCTGTGAAGGCGGTAGCTTCGGGTTCGATAGAGGTGATCAAGAAGCTATCAAGGTCTTCCAAGAGTGGTGGGAATGCAAGTAGTTCGTTAGACGTTGTGAATGGGGAGAAGTTTGTTGGTGTATCTGATGTTGTTTCACATTTGGCACCTTTTCTGGCTTCGTCGTTGGATCCGTCGTTGATATTTGAGGTGGGGATTAACATGTTATACTTGGCCGATGTTCCTGGAGGGAAACCCGAGTGGGCATCCACATCCATGATTGCAATTCTCACTCTTTGGGATAGACAAGAGTTTTCTTCTGCAAGGGAGAGTATCGTTAGAGCTGTTGTAACCAATTTGCATCTTCTTGATCTCAGTATGCAG GTTTCTTTATTCAAAAAGTTGCTTCTTATGGTGAGAAACCTGAGAGCAGAGTCAGATCGTATGCATGCTTTAGCATGCATCTGTCGGACCGCTCTGTGTGTTGATCTTTTTGCAAAAGAGAGTGTTAGAAGAGGGCAAAAACCTGTTCCAGGAACAGATATTGCTTCACTTTTTGAGGATGCAAGAATAAAAGAGGACCTCCATAGTGTAACAAGTAAAAGCTTGTTTAGAGAAGAACTAGTTGCAATGCTGGTGGAGAGCTGCTTTCAGTTATCACTACCACTTCCTGAACAAAAGAATTCAGGAATGGAAAGCAGAGTTATTGGAGCTTTAGCATATGGAACTGGTTATGGTGCATTAAATTGGACAGAACCAGCTTTGGAAGTGGTGGAAGTTTGTAGACCATGTGTGAAATGGGATTGTGAAGGTCGAACATATGCTATTGACTGCTATTTGAAGTTGCTTGTCAGGCTTTGTCACATTTATGATACAAGAGGAGGTGTGAAAAGAGTCAAAGATGGGGCTTCTCAGGACCAGATTCTGAATGAAACGCGGTTGCAGAATTTGCAAAGGGAGCTTGTCAGAGATCTACGCGAG GTGAACACACCTAGAATATGTACTCGGCTTATTTGGGCTATCTCAGAGCATATTGATCTAGAAGGTTTGGATCCACTTCTGGCTGATGATCCAGAAGATCCCCTGAAtataattatatcaaatatacACAAAGTTCTCTTCAACTTAGATTCGTCTGCCAACACCACAAATCGCCTTCAAGATGTTCAAGCAGTTCTTCTGTGTGCTCAGAGGTTGGGATCACGTAATGCCAGGGCAGGGCAATTGCTAATAAAAGAACTTGAAGAATTCAAGACCAATGCATTAGCTGACTCAGTGAACAAACATCAGTGTCGGTTAATACTGCAGAGAATCAAATATGTCACCAACCACTCGGAAAGCAA GTGGGCTGGGGTTGGTGAAGCAAGAGGAGATTATCCATTTAGCCATCACAAGTTAACAGTTCAGTTTTATGAAGCATCTGCCGCTCAGGACCGAAAGCTGGAAGGACTGGTTCACAAGGCTATTTTAGAGCTTTGGAGGCCTGATCCTAGTGAGCTAGCTCTATTGCTGGCTAAACGAGTAGATTCCACTTTACTCAAGGTTCCTCCTAGCACATATACTTTGACTGGCAGCAGTGATCCTTGCTATGTTGAAGCATATCATTTGACTGATCCAAGTGATGGAAGGATTACTCTGCACTTAAAG GTTTTGAATTTGACTGAGATAGAACTTAATCGGGTGGATTTGCGAGTTGGACTTTCTGGTGGATTGTATTTCATGGATGGATCTCCTCAAGCAGTACGCCAGCTGCGCAATCTTAATTCGCAG GAACCAGTACTGAGCAGTGTAACTGTGGGCGTTTCCCATTTTGAGCGTTGTGATCTTTGGGTTCAAGTACTTTACTATCCCTTCTATGGTTCTGGCCCAGCTGATTATGAAGACTCTGAAGAGGATCCACAGGTTATGAGACAAAAGAAAAGCTTGAGACCTGAATTAGGGGAACCTGTCATTTTGAGATGTCAGCCTTACAAAATTCCTCTGACCGAGGTTCTTTTGCCACACAAAATTTCACCAGTTGAATATTTTCGTCTATGGCCTAGTTTACCTGCTATAGTTGAGTGTAGTGGTACTTATACATATGAAGGAAGTGGTTTCATGGCTACTGCTGCTCAGCAATATGGGGAGTCTCCATTTTTGAGCGGCCTGAAATCTCTGTCTTCCAAACCTTTCCACCGTGTTTGCTCACACATCATCCGGACAGTTGCTGGATTTGAG CTCTGTTTTGCTGCTAAAACCTGGTATGGAGGGTTTTTGGGCATGATGGTTTTTGGTGCAAGTGAAGTGAGCAGAAATGTGGACCTTGGTGACGAGACGACCACAATGATGTGCAAATTTGTGATCCGAGCATCAGATGAATCCATTACCAAGGAGATTGCTTCAGATTTTCAGGGTTGGTTGGATGACCTAACTGATGGTGGTGTTGAGTACATGCCTGAAGATGAAGTGAAGGTGACTGCTGCTGAAAAGCTAAAGATTTCAATGGAACGGATTGCGTTACTAAAGGCGGCAAGACCTCGCCCAAAATCTCCAAAATCTGAAGATGGAGAAGAGGAGGAAGACGAGGACGAAAAGAACGAGGACATGATTAACGTTGAAGGTGGTAAAACTAAGGGGCCAACAACTTTATTTAAGTTGACGGCCGAAGAAGCCGAGCATCGGGCACTTCAAGCAGCTATAATTCAGGAATGGCATATGCTCTGTAAAGATAGGAACACCAAAGTAAATTGA